From the genome of Fundulus heteroclitus isolate FHET01 chromosome 7, MU-UCD_Fhet_4.1, whole genome shotgun sequence, one region includes:
- the pdzk1 gene encoding Na(+)/H(+) exchange regulatory cofactor NHE-RF3 isoform X2 → MPTYKPRVISLTKSPGQTFGFYLRVEKNEEGHLIRCLEMGGPAELAGMRDGDRILRVNGTFVDGLPHSEVVELVRNGGASVTFHILDESSYKQAKSLGVNLSDPQSTPVANGAAKETPKPKLCYLVKSSSGFGFSLRSVRGEQGLFMTEVLPGGVADNAGVRNEDRLLEVNGENIENSTHDEVVEKIKLGGKNVMFLLVDKETDRLYRNKKAKIGAWSPTVKFLPQQPHFINMTKGPDGYGFLLREEPNQSGHFVKDIEKGSPAEKAGLREMDRVVAVNGKEVDSCSHDQVVDRIRQCSNKCCLLVVDKDTDQMYKQGKVSPMLFWEEMKDSNSPPSYTEALSLPGPVQPSPSVKDREEELKPKLCRMEKTPAGYGFHLNGVEGVHGQYIAEVVKGGAADVAGLENEDIVIEVNGENVEQSTHAEAVEMIRKSGNSLEMLVASRNVYKQLKAKGVTITPALLGETSRDEARIAETPEPNRKGGQETKKEEEVRPETPPQRERQRTPSTSSSSSEDSVDEKF, encoded by the exons ATGCCCACCTACAAGCCAAGGGTGATTTCGCTGACCAAGAGTCCTGGCCAGACGTTTGGCTTCTATCTGAGAGTGGAGAAGAATGAGGAAGGTCACCTGATCCGCTGCCTGGAAATGGGAGGCCCAGCTGAACTGGCTGGTATGAGAGACGGAGACCGCATCCTCCGGGTCAATGGAACATTTGTTGATGGGCTGCCCCACTCAGAG GTGGTTGAGCTGGTGAGGAATGGCGGAGCGTCTGTCACATTTCACATCCTGGATGAATCATCTTACAAGCAAGCAAAATCTTTGGGGGTTAATCTTTCTGACCCCCAATCCACACCGGTTGCCAATGGTGCTGCCAAGGAGACTCCAAAACCAAAACTCTGCTACCTGGTCAAATCTAGCTCAGGATTTGGCTTTTCTCTTCGCTCAGTAAGAG GCGAGCAGGGACTGTTCATGACTGAGGTGTTGCCAGGCGGAGTAGCAGACAACGCCGGAGTGAGAAACGAAGACCGTCTGCTCGAGGTCAACGGGGAGAACATAGAAAACTCCACACATGATGAAGTGGTAGAAAAGATCAAACTGGGAGGAAAAAACGTCATGTTTCTGCTTGTCGACAAGGAAACAGACAGGCTCTATCGCAACAAAAAAGCCAAGATAGGGGCGTGGTCTCCAACAGTTAAATTTCTCCCCCAGCAACCGCACTTCATCAACATGACCAAAGGACCAGATGGATATGGTTTCCTGCTCAGAGAGGAACCTAACCAATCAG GACACTTTGTAAAGGACATAGAGAAAGGCAGCCCAGCAGAAAAAGCCGGTCTGAGGGAAATGGACAGAGTTGTCGCTGTGAATGGGAAGGAGGTGGACAGTTGCAGCCATGATCAGGTGGTGGACAGGATCAGGCAATGTAGCAACAAATGCTGCTTACTTGTGGTGGACAAAGACACGGACCAAATGTACAAGCAG GGTAAAGTGTCTCCAATGCTCTTCTGGGAGGAGATGAAAGATTCCAACTCCCCACCCAGTTACACTGAAGCTTTGAGCTTACCTGGCCCTGTCCAACCATCCCCGTCTGTGAAAGACAgggaggaggagctgaaaccCAAACTGTGCAGGATGGAGAAGACCCCTGCCGGCTATGGCTTTCACCTAAACGGCGTCGAAGGGGTGCATGGCCAATATATCGCAGAG GTGGTGAAGGGCGGCGCAGCAGATGTGGCCGGTCTGGAGAATGAAGACATTGTGATAGAGGTGAACGGGGAGAACGTGGAGCAGAGCACCCATGCTGAGGCGGTGGAAATGATCCGCAAAAGTGGCAACTCTCTGGAGATGTTGGTGGCTAGCAGGAATGTCTACAAGCAGCTCAAAGCCAAAGGTGTGACAATCACACCCGCTCTCCTTGGGGAAACGTCCAGGGATGAGGCTCGCATAGCGGAGACCCCTGAACCCAACAGAAAGGGGGGACAGGAGAcaaagaaggaggaggaggtccGGCCTGAGACGCCACCTCAGCGGGAGAGACAGAGG ACACCCTCTACATCATCCTCTTCATCTGAAGACAGCGTCGATGAGAAATTCTGA
- the zgc:113337 gene encoding OX-2 membrane glycoprotein isoform X2, translating into MMVPVTCRSGLQVCFLLLLVGQTHGRVTAPARLKAALDKPFTLTCTVLRERGDTLRQVHWLDVQNQTLLSYQPGNRDSVSGQQHVELAVSPKDTSAIIIRRVGFRDEGCYTCIFELNPSGSKQGQTCLTVDAEVKSEKNKTAVSGKKASLSCSFGLPEKVQQVLWKHTSARAGSTEVASFAKRSDPMIEPAYQGRVWLSASLSDSQLTIQPVAIQDEGCYTCAYETYSEGTKSSVVCLSTYVLPKPQVSYKTSSPGVIEANCSCVSRPPAEIVWNVETDNRTMAPPVTVQLHQEDGTTLVISTLTVQSGLLKDVSVKCLVHHKGLESPIAVSMNTKIGTALTILISVTTVAALLVMSLCFCLWKCFLRKEDD; encoded by the exons ATGATGGTCCCTGTCACATGTAGATCAGGTCTGCAGGTGTGTTTTCTCCTGCTGTTAGTGGGACAAACACATG GCAGAGTGACGGCACCAGCACGTTTAAAAGCAGCGCTTGACAAGCCCTTTACACTTACCTGTACTGTTTTGAGGGAACGTGGCGACACATTGAGGCAGGTCCATTGGCTGGACGTCCAGAACCAGACCCTGCTGAGCTACCAGCCAGGAAACAGAGACAGCGTGAGCGGACAACAGCACGTGGAGCTCGCGGTCTCGCCCAAGGATACCTCTGCGATCATCATCCGCAGGGTGGGTTTCCGCGACGAAGGCTGCTACACCTGCATCTTTGAACTAAACCCCTCAGGTTCAAAGCAGGGACAGACGTGTCTCACTGTTGACG CTGAAGTCAAATCTGAGAAGAACAAAACAGCTGTGAGCGGCAAGAAAGCCTCACTGTCATGCTCCTTCGGTCTGCCTGAAAAGGTGCAACAGGTACTGTGGAAACACACTTCCGCTCGAGCTGGATCCACAGAGGTGGCCTCTTTTGCAAAACGGAGCGACCCCATGATCGAGCCAGCTTATCAGGGGAGAGTCTGGCTCTCTGCATCCCTGTCGGACAGTCAGCTCACGATCCAGCCTGTTGCCATTCAGGATGAGGGTTGCTACACCTGCGCCTACGAGACATATTCTGAGGGAACAAAGAGCTCTGTGGTCTGTCTCTCCACTTATG TTCTACCAAAACCTCAGGTGAGCTACAAGACCTCTTCTCCAGGTGTGATCGAAGCCAACTGCTCTTGTGTATCACGGCCCCCTGCCGAGATCGTGTGGAACGTGGAGACAGACAACCGCACCATGGCCCCCCCTGTGACCGTGCAGCTCCATCAGGAAGACGGGACCACTCTTGTCATCAGCACGCTGACCGTCCAATCAGGGCTCCTGAAAGATGTGTCCGTCAAATGCTTGGTGCATCACAAGGGGCTCGAGTCACCCATTGCTGTATCCATGAACACTAAGA TTGGCACAGCTCTCACCATCCTGATCTCAGTCACCACGGTCGCGGCTCTGCTGGTCATGTCCTTGTGCTTCTGCCTTTGGAAGTGTTTTTTGCGTAAAGAAG ATGATTAA
- the pdzk1 gene encoding Na(+)/H(+) exchange regulatory cofactor NHE-RF3 isoform X1: protein MRKNFEDMPTYKPRVISLTKSPGQTFGFYLRVEKNEEGHLIRCLEMGGPAELAGMRDGDRILRVNGTFVDGLPHSEVVELVRNGGASVTFHILDESSYKQAKSLGVNLSDPQSTPVANGAAKETPKPKLCYLVKSSSGFGFSLRSVRGEQGLFMTEVLPGGVADNAGVRNEDRLLEVNGENIENSTHDEVVEKIKLGGKNVMFLLVDKETDRLYRNKKAKIGAWSPTVKFLPQQPHFINMTKGPDGYGFLLREEPNQSGHFVKDIEKGSPAEKAGLREMDRVVAVNGKEVDSCSHDQVVDRIRQCSNKCCLLVVDKDTDQMYKQGKVSPMLFWEEMKDSNSPPSYTEALSLPGPVQPSPSVKDREEELKPKLCRMEKTPAGYGFHLNGVEGVHGQYIAEVVKGGAADVAGLENEDIVIEVNGENVEQSTHAEAVEMIRKSGNSLEMLVASRNVYKQLKAKGVTITPALLGETSRDEARIAETPEPNRKGGQETKKEEEVRPETPPQRERQRTPSTSSSSSEDSVDEKF, encoded by the exons ATGAGGAAGAATTTTGAAG ACATGCCCACCTACAAGCCAAGGGTGATTTCGCTGACCAAGAGTCCTGGCCAGACGTTTGGCTTCTATCTGAGAGTGGAGAAGAATGAGGAAGGTCACCTGATCCGCTGCCTGGAAATGGGAGGCCCAGCTGAACTGGCTGGTATGAGAGACGGAGACCGCATCCTCCGGGTCAATGGAACATTTGTTGATGGGCTGCCCCACTCAGAG GTGGTTGAGCTGGTGAGGAATGGCGGAGCGTCTGTCACATTTCACATCCTGGATGAATCATCTTACAAGCAAGCAAAATCTTTGGGGGTTAATCTTTCTGACCCCCAATCCACACCGGTTGCCAATGGTGCTGCCAAGGAGACTCCAAAACCAAAACTCTGCTACCTGGTCAAATCTAGCTCAGGATTTGGCTTTTCTCTTCGCTCAGTAAGAG GCGAGCAGGGACTGTTCATGACTGAGGTGTTGCCAGGCGGAGTAGCAGACAACGCCGGAGTGAGAAACGAAGACCGTCTGCTCGAGGTCAACGGGGAGAACATAGAAAACTCCACACATGATGAAGTGGTAGAAAAGATCAAACTGGGAGGAAAAAACGTCATGTTTCTGCTTGTCGACAAGGAAACAGACAGGCTCTATCGCAACAAAAAAGCCAAGATAGGGGCGTGGTCTCCAACAGTTAAATTTCTCCCCCAGCAACCGCACTTCATCAACATGACCAAAGGACCAGATGGATATGGTTTCCTGCTCAGAGAGGAACCTAACCAATCAG GACACTTTGTAAAGGACATAGAGAAAGGCAGCCCAGCAGAAAAAGCCGGTCTGAGGGAAATGGACAGAGTTGTCGCTGTGAATGGGAAGGAGGTGGACAGTTGCAGCCATGATCAGGTGGTGGACAGGATCAGGCAATGTAGCAACAAATGCTGCTTACTTGTGGTGGACAAAGACACGGACCAAATGTACAAGCAG GGTAAAGTGTCTCCAATGCTCTTCTGGGAGGAGATGAAAGATTCCAACTCCCCACCCAGTTACACTGAAGCTTTGAGCTTACCTGGCCCTGTCCAACCATCCCCGTCTGTGAAAGACAgggaggaggagctgaaaccCAAACTGTGCAGGATGGAGAAGACCCCTGCCGGCTATGGCTTTCACCTAAACGGCGTCGAAGGGGTGCATGGCCAATATATCGCAGAG GTGGTGAAGGGCGGCGCAGCAGATGTGGCCGGTCTGGAGAATGAAGACATTGTGATAGAGGTGAACGGGGAGAACGTGGAGCAGAGCACCCATGCTGAGGCGGTGGAAATGATCCGCAAAAGTGGCAACTCTCTGGAGATGTTGGTGGCTAGCAGGAATGTCTACAAGCAGCTCAAAGCCAAAGGTGTGACAATCACACCCGCTCTCCTTGGGGAAACGTCCAGGGATGAGGCTCGCATAGCGGAGACCCCTGAACCCAACAGAAAGGGGGGACAGGAGAcaaagaaggaggaggaggtccGGCCTGAGACGCCACCTCAGCGGGAGAGACAGAGG ACACCCTCTACATCATCCTCTTCATCTGAAGACAGCGTCGATGAGAAATTCTGA
- the zgc:113337 gene encoding OX-2 membrane glycoprotein isoform X1, producing the protein MDNKPDGFFWKNRFTVKVETMMVPVTCRSGLQVCFLLLLVGQTHGRVTAPARLKAALDKPFTLTCTVLRERGDTLRQVHWLDVQNQTLLSYQPGNRDSVSGQQHVELAVSPKDTSAIIIRRVGFRDEGCYTCIFELNPSGSKQGQTCLTVDAEVKSEKNKTAVSGKKASLSCSFGLPEKVQQVLWKHTSARAGSTEVASFAKRSDPMIEPAYQGRVWLSASLSDSQLTIQPVAIQDEGCYTCAYETYSEGTKSSVVCLSTYVLPKPQVSYKTSSPGVIEANCSCVSRPPAEIVWNVETDNRTMAPPVTVQLHQEDGTTLVISTLTVQSGLLKDVSVKCLVHHKGLESPIAVSMNTKIGTALTILISVTTVAALLVMSLCFCLWKCFLRKEDD; encoded by the exons ATGGACAATAAGCCAGATGGTTTTTTTTGGAAGAACAGATTTACTGTCAAAG tggaGACGATGATGGTCCCTGTCACATGTAGATCAGGTCTGCAGGTGTGTTTTCTCCTGCTGTTAGTGGGACAAACACATG GCAGAGTGACGGCACCAGCACGTTTAAAAGCAGCGCTTGACAAGCCCTTTACACTTACCTGTACTGTTTTGAGGGAACGTGGCGACACATTGAGGCAGGTCCATTGGCTGGACGTCCAGAACCAGACCCTGCTGAGCTACCAGCCAGGAAACAGAGACAGCGTGAGCGGACAACAGCACGTGGAGCTCGCGGTCTCGCCCAAGGATACCTCTGCGATCATCATCCGCAGGGTGGGTTTCCGCGACGAAGGCTGCTACACCTGCATCTTTGAACTAAACCCCTCAGGTTCAAAGCAGGGACAGACGTGTCTCACTGTTGACG CTGAAGTCAAATCTGAGAAGAACAAAACAGCTGTGAGCGGCAAGAAAGCCTCACTGTCATGCTCCTTCGGTCTGCCTGAAAAGGTGCAACAGGTACTGTGGAAACACACTTCCGCTCGAGCTGGATCCACAGAGGTGGCCTCTTTTGCAAAACGGAGCGACCCCATGATCGAGCCAGCTTATCAGGGGAGAGTCTGGCTCTCTGCATCCCTGTCGGACAGTCAGCTCACGATCCAGCCTGTTGCCATTCAGGATGAGGGTTGCTACACCTGCGCCTACGAGACATATTCTGAGGGAACAAAGAGCTCTGTGGTCTGTCTCTCCACTTATG TTCTACCAAAACCTCAGGTGAGCTACAAGACCTCTTCTCCAGGTGTGATCGAAGCCAACTGCTCTTGTGTATCACGGCCCCCTGCCGAGATCGTGTGGAACGTGGAGACAGACAACCGCACCATGGCCCCCCCTGTGACCGTGCAGCTCCATCAGGAAGACGGGACCACTCTTGTCATCAGCACGCTGACCGTCCAATCAGGGCTCCTGAAAGATGTGTCCGTCAAATGCTTGGTGCATCACAAGGGGCTCGAGTCACCCATTGCTGTATCCATGAACACTAAGA TTGGCACAGCTCTCACCATCCTGATCTCAGTCACCACGGTCGCGGCTCTGCTGGTCATGTCCTTGTGCTTCTGCCTTTGGAAGTGTTTTTTGCGTAAAGAAG ATGATTAA
- the si:ch73-390b10.2 gene encoding Golgi pH regulator encodes MSFLVDSVIMFTSQVLFFGFGWLFFMRQLFKDYEVRQYVVQVVFSVTFAFSCTMFELIIFEILGALSSTSRYFHWKLNLYVILLVLIFVVPFYIGYFVVSNIRLLHRQRLLFACMVWFTFMYFFWKLGDPFPILSPKHGILSIEQLISRVGVIGVTLMALLSGFGAVNCPYTYMSYFLRNVTESDILALERRLLQTMDMIVSKKKRIAMTRRQMYQRGEDQNKQTGFWGMIKSVTSTQTGSENLSLIQQEVDALEELSRQLFLETVDLQATKERIEYSKTFQGKYFNFLGYFFSIYCVWKIFMATINIVFDRVGKTDPVTRGIEITVNYLGIQFDVKFWSQHISFILVGIIIVTSIRGLLITLTKFFYAISSSKSSNVIVLVLAQIMGMYFVSSVLLMRMSMPLEYRSIVTEVLGELQFNFYHRWFDVIFLVSALSSILFLYLAHKQAPEKHMTL; translated from the exons atgtcgTTTCTTGTGGACTCAGTCATCATGTTCACCTCTCAG GTGCTGTTTTTTGGGTTTGGCTGGTTGTTCTTTATGCGGCAGCTGTTCAAAGATTATGAG gttCGACAGTATGTTGTCCAGGTGGTTTTCTCTGTCACCTTTGCATTTTCTTGCACAATGTTTGAACTCATCATTTTTGAGATTCTTGGGGCCTTAAGCAGCAC TTCCAGGTATTTCCACTGGAAGCTGAATCTGTATGTGATTCTGCTGGTTCTAATCTTTGTGGTGCCTTTCTATATCGGTTACTTTGTTGTCAGCAACATACGACTAT TACACAGGCAAAGACTCCTTTTTGCCTGTATGGTTTGGTTCACCTTTATGTATTTCTTCTGGAAGTTGGGAGACCCATTCCCTATCTTGAGTCCAAAACACG GGATTCTGTCCATTGAGCAGCTGATCAGTCGTGTCGGTGTGATCGGAGTCACTCTCATGGCACTGCTCTCAGGGTTTGGTGCTGTCAACTGTCCATACACTTATATGTCCTATTTTCTCAG AAATGTAACAGAAAGTGACATTCTTGCTCTGGAGAGGCGGCTACTCCAAACCATGGATATGATTgtcagcaaaaagaaaag AATCGCCATGACAAGGAGGCAGATGTACCAACGAGGGGAGGACCAAAACAAACAGACTGGTTTCTGGGGCATGATCAAGAGCGTCACTTCGACACAAACGGGCAGTGAAA ATCTGTCTTTGATCCAGCAGGAAGTTGATGCTTTGGAGGAGTTGAGTCGACAGCTCTTCCTGGAGACTGTAGATCTTCAAGCCACCAAG GAGCGAATTGAGTACTCAAAGACATTCCAGGGAAAATACTTCAACTTTCTGGGGTACTTCTTTTCCATCTACTGTGTTTGGAAAATCTTCATG GCCACGATAAACATAGTTTTTGATCGAGTTGGAAAGACGGACCCAGTGACGAGGGGCATCGAAATAACAGTGAACTACTTGGGCATCCAGTTTGAT GTAAAATTTTGGTCCCAGCATATTTCTTTCATCCTGGTTGGAATAATAATTGTCACTTCCATACGAGGTTTGCTCATCACTCTTACAAAG ttcttCTACGCAATATCGAGCAGCAAATCTTCTAACGTCATCGTGCTTGTCCTCGCTCAGATCATG GGGATgtattttgtttcatctgtGCTGCTGATGCGCATGAGCATGCCCCTAGAGTATCGCTCCATCGTGACAGAGGTTCTGGGGGAGCTCCAGTTCAACTTCTACCACCGCTGGTTCGACGTCATCTTTCTCGTCAGTGCCCTGTCCAGCATCCTCTTCCTTTATCTCGCCCACAAGCAGGCACCAGAAAAACACATGACCCTCTGA